ACGGAGCTGTTTTATGTTCAACACCTCTAAAAACAGAAAATAAACAGTCGCTGAAGCTTTATTCTTATGCTAAGTGGTATATAATGATACTAATTATGGTTTTCGAAAAATTGCGTCAAAAAACACAACAGAAGTTAGACAACGATTATGTCGTTGCGCTTGATATTGGTACGGAATTCGTAAAAGCCCTGATTGCAAAAATGAAAGATGACACACTTGAGATAGTCGGTGTTGGGCGTGCCCGTCAAGATCTTAGTGATATGCACTCCGGTGCAATAGCAGATATTTCGGGCGTCGTTCGTAACTGTGAAGAAGCGCTCTCAGAAGCGGAAGATCAAGCAGGTCTTCAGGCAAAGCGCGTCGTCATCGGTATTGCTGGTGAGCTTGTCAAAGGTGTAACAAATACCATTCGCTACCGCCGGCCACAACCAGATCGTCCACTTGATACTGCGGAAATGGAATTTATTATTGAGAAGGTTCAAGAGCGTGCGCAAGGTAAGGCACAGCGTCAGATTGCACTTGAGACAGGCAACGAAGAAGTTGAGGTGAAGCTCGTTAACAGTGCGCTCGTGAGCATTCATATTGATGGCTATAAGATCTCCAACCCAATTGGCTTTCAGGGTCGCGATATTGCTGTTCAAATTTACACAGCATTCGCTCCAATGGTTCATATCGGTGCACTTGAACGTGTTGCGGACGAGTTAGCGCTGGAACTCGTGGCTGTCGCCGCAGAGCCGTTTGCAGTAAGCCGAAGTGTGCTTGGTACGGACGCAAGTAGCACCTTCACAGCTATCCTAGCTGACATTGGTGGCGGCACGACTGACATTGCTGTTGTAAATGATGGTGGTGTCGAAGGCACTAGGATGTTTGGCATTGGCGGTCGTAGCTTTACGCGTACAATCGCAAGTGAAATGGACCTCAGCTATGCTGATGCTGAGAAGTTGAAGGTTAACATAGAGAATAATCAGATTAAAGCGAGTGTTAAGAAAGACGCCGAAAAAGCAATTGATAAGACACTAGATGTGTGGCTTGCGGGCGTGGAGCTTGCTCTAGGTGAGTTTGATTCAGTCGACCACTTACCGAATCGCATTCTCTTATGTGGGGGTGGCGCTAGTCTTACTATGCTGGTTGACGCTCTGTCTGAGCGTGATTGGTATAAGGAGTTGCCGTTTACAAAACGTCCGACCGTCCAGCGAATTGATCCAAGCGAGGTAATTGGAATCCACGACGCGACAGGGGCTGCAAGTGATCACACTTTCATTACAGCTATGGGACTTCTCAGGGTTGGCTATGATACAATGATAGGGAGCAGCGACACGGATACCATAAAAGACAAACTTAACCGGATCCTTCGCATTTAACTATGAACAAAGACGTCATTTATATCGATGTTGAAGATGATATCACGGCTATTATTGGCAAAGTGAAAGATTCTAAAGAAAAAATCGTTGCCTTGGTTCCACCAAAGCGTATTGGTA
The sequence above is drawn from the Candidatus Chromulinivoraceae bacterium genome and encodes:
- a CDS encoding cell division FtsA domain-containing protein, producing MVFEKLRQKTQQKLDNDYVVALDIGTEFVKALIAKMKDDTLEIVGVGRARQDLSDMHSGAIADISGVVRNCEEALSEAEDQAGLQAKRVVIGIAGELVKGVTNTIRYRRPQPDRPLDTAEMEFIIEKVQERAQGKAQRQIALETGNEEVEVKLVNSALVSIHIDGYKISNPIGFQGRDIAVQIYTAFAPMVHIGALERVADELALELVAVAAEPFAVSRSVLGTDASSTFTAILADIGGGTTDIAVVNDGGVEGTRMFGIGGRSFTRTIASEMDLSYADAEKLKVNIENNQIKASVKKDAEKAIDKTLDVWLAGVELALGEFDSVDHLPNRILLCGGGASLTMLVDALSERDWYKELPFTKRPTVQRIDPSEVIGIHDATGAASDHTFITAMGLLRVGYDTMIGSSDTDTIKDKLNRILRI